In [Phormidium] sp. ETS-05, the genomic window CCGGGCTTCGAGTCCCCGACGTTCTAGTAAAAATTCTCGGAGTAACTCCCAACCCGCCTCACCTAAGAAGGCAAGCTCATGGAGCAGTTGGAGCTGATTTTTTTCCGAGCCTGACCTTAGCTGGGAGGCATATCGCGAGAGATCGAGGGATTTTTCTGGTGCTGGGGAAGTTGTTGAGTCAGTCATGAAACCACTTAGGATTTGTCCAAGAGTCCTTTGTCAAAAGTCCTTTGTTTGATCATACAAGGGACAAGGGACAAGGGACAAGGGACTCTTGGACAATTCAGCGATCTTGTCCTGTTTTAGAAACCGGGGGAAGAAACCGGGTTTCTAAAACAGGGCGATGGTAAGAGTACAGAGGTTCTCCGCCATTGGGTCCCGGTTTCTGGCCTATACGCGAGTACAGAGGTTCTAACCCCGACACGGTTTCTACAGTCTCGGACTTGACCAAAGACTCAACGCCAGAAGGTTTCTGGACAGTTAAAGGAGGAATAGGATCCTTGAGAGCTAAGAGCCGCCCAAAATTCGGTCAACGATCGCGCTGGTAGAGGTGGGAATTTCAATATCGCATAAAACGATGCGTCCTCCATAGGCTTGAACTGAAGGTGCTTCTGGTAGGGTTTCAATTTTGTAGTCACCACCCTTGACGTAAATATCAGGTTTGAGGACTTCGATAATCGTGACGGCGGTGGGTTCGTGAAAAATGGCCACCCCATCCACGGGTTTGAGGGCGGCGAGAACCTCAGCTCGCTGCATTTCCGGGACGATCGGACGCGAAGGCATCCCCGATCGCCTTGGCTTGATCTGACGGACAGAAATATCGCTGTTGAGACCAACGATGAGAGTGCGACCCAAGGCTTTCGCTGCGGCTAAATAGCGAACATGACCCACATGGAGAAGGTCAAAGCAACCGTTAGTAAATACCATCGGTCGCCACTGAGCAGGGTGGGCAGCGATCGCCGCTGCCAGGGTTGGAATGTCGTAAATGCCAGCACTCATCAATTCTCCTTCATGTGGCAGGTGGGGCGGCGCATAGGGTGAAACAGACAGGAAGGCGCTTGCTCTCTCTTACTGACAGCCCGGAAACTGAAATGCTATTTTTGGCTCCATTTGCGCCAAATCTTCCGAAAGCTCGCGCCGGAAATTTATCCGAATCCCTTTCAGGGATTGAAATAGAAATTAAATCAAATTAAATCAACGAAATTCAGGGCTTGGGCAATTTACCCGAATTCCTTTCCGGGGTTGAAATTTCAAAGGCATAGCGAATCACCTGGGAACGATTTTCTAGCTTGAGCTTGCTCAGGATATGCCGCAAATGAGTTTGAACCGTGCGGGGGCTAATAAATAGATTGGCAGCGATTTGCTTGTTGGTATAGCCTTGAATCACCTCTAAAAATACTCTGGTTTCTGCAGGGGTTAGGGGGAGGCTCTCGGTCAGCAATGCCCCATCCCTTTCGTCCTCGCCTTTGTCAGGAGGGGCGTTAGGAGCTTCTGGCAAGGGCGCCGCTGCCACCTGCTGCATCAACCGGATCATCTCGGCATGAATCCGGCGCGATCGCTCTAACTGCGCCTCGATTTTGGCCACCAATTCTCGGGGTTCAAAAGGCTTAATTAGGTAATCATCTGCCCCGCGAGAATGCCCCTTGATTCTATCATCCAACTCTCCCTTGGAAGATAGAAAGATAAACGGCAATAACTTACCGGAAGGATGGCTTCGCAGGCGCCGACAAAACTCAAATCCATCCATTTCTGGCATCATTACGTCGGATACCACCAAATCTGGGGGCTCAATTTCAAACAAATCCAATGCTTCCACCGCCGATGGGACAGCTTCCACCAAATATCCCTGGTTTTCCAGATGGCGTTTCAAGATTTTGCGCAGGGTTCGATCGTCATCTACAATGAGAATCCGTTTCATCTGACTTTGTGAATCCACCTACCTTTTCATATCGGCGATCGCCGAAAACTTGCTGCTGTGGTAACACCCTCCCTCGTCTGGGAGTGGGGGGCGCCATTTCTAGGGTAGGGTATTTGTCTTGCCTGTGGAGTCAGGAGCAATATTCTTCCCAACCCTGCCTAGCCTCCGGGTCCAAACCATCCTCCCACCTGCCCCAAAAGTCCCTTGGTCTCCAAGTTACCTCATCGGTCGATCTTTAGGGTGCCACATTCTCAGCGACGGCATCACGACCATCAACCCAAAGGCTCTATCATAAGCTGGCTTGTCCCCAGTATGGGCGGATACAGGTATCTTCATATCCGATCGATGCTACAGATTCAGGCCACAGCGGTAAAGCTTCCGGAGGCGCCTTGATCAACGGTTTTCAAAGGATAAGAAAAACGCTATCGAGGGCAACTGGGCACTTTCAGTCTCCCAGTAGAGAGTTTGGGGAGCAATGCTACCGCGCCGTCTGTGCGGCGATGCTGGGGTGACGCCGCCGAGAATGCGATCGCTCCATGCCATCTTTCTGTCTCGGACAGCCCTGGGGTCAGGTCAACCCTTAGTTTCCAAGACAGCGGCGAGAGCAGGCATTACTCGCGTCACCAGTGAAGGGATATGATTTCATTATATCTACAATCAACCTATACGCACGCGCTTGAGGACCTTGGGCAGGCTTTTGGGTCAGGGGGTACACCCCCAAACCCGAATCGAAGCGGCGCTTTATGGGGGGAAAGTATTTAAAAAAGGTTAACTAACCGAGGTATGACCGCAGGATCTGGTAGGTTTTTGTACAGGAAAACTGCCGGGAACGACCGGACGCGAATATGTACGAAAAAATTACCCCCCCCACTGTTGGCGATCGCATCACCTTCAACAACGGGGAGCCCCAA contains:
- a CDS encoding adenylyltransferase/cytidyltransferase family protein codes for the protein MSAGIYDIPTLAAAIAAHPAQWRPMVFTNGCFDLLHVGHVRYLAAAKALGRTLIVGLNSDISVRQIKPRRSGMPSRPIVPEMQRAEVLAALKPVDGVAIFHEPTAVTIIEVLKPDIYVKGGDYKIETLPEAPSVQAYGGRIVLCDIEIPTSTSAIVDRILGGS
- a CDS encoding response regulator transcription factor; the protein is MKRILIVDDDRTLRKILKRHLENQGYLVEAVPSAVEALDLFEIEPPDLVVSDVMMPEMDGFEFCRRLRSHPSGKLLPFIFLSSKGELDDRIKGHSRGADDYLIKPFEPRELVAKIEAQLERSRRIHAEMIRLMQQVAAAPLPEAPNAPPDKGEDERDGALLTESLPLTPAETRVFLEVIQGYTNKQIAANLFISPRTVQTHLRHILSKLKLENRSQVIRYAFEISTPERNSGKLPKP